A stretch of the Flavobacterium aquiphilum genome encodes the following:
- a CDS encoding glycosyltransferase family 39 protein, producing MTKKAILLIGFIIFKFVLQYSLISSDYDLQRDEYLHLDQGHHLAWGYLSVPPFTSWISYIIYLLGNSVFWVKFFPALFGALTIVVVWKAIEELNGSLFALILGAIGVFFSALLRINTLYQPNSFDILCWTTLYFVLIKYLNSKDTKWLFIGAIVFVFGFLNKYNIGFLIIGLLPAFVLTEERKIFAQPKLYLAFILGLLLIAPNLYWQYVNNFPVIHHLKELADTQLVYVDRLGFLKSQLLFFIGSFFVIVCGWLALFLYKPFEKYKPFFWSIVFTLAVFMYFKAKDYYAIGLYPIYISFGSVYLGNQLKEGWKRYLQPVLFLLPLLFFIPLYNAFFPNKSPEYIASHAKPYQKFGLLRWEDGKDHLLPQDFADMLGWKELAVKVDSVASTLPDLEHTIIICDNYGQAGAINYYSKNKKVIAHSFNADYVNWIPLDKKIKDVILVKEGDDDDKERKREIPIFDTVYLAGKRINKFARESEISIYVLRGAKVDVNKRIKEEMERKKNYQE from the coding sequence ATGACCAAAAAAGCAATTCTCTTAATAGGTTTTATCATTTTCAAATTTGTTTTACAATATTCATTAATAAGCTCTGACTACGATTTACAACGAGATGAATATTTGCACTTAGATCAGGGCCACCATTTGGCTTGGGGATATCTATCGGTACCGCCATTTACTTCCTGGATTTCCTATATTATTTATCTTTTAGGGAATTCGGTTTTTTGGGTCAAATTTTTTCCTGCATTGTTTGGCGCCTTGACCATTGTGGTGGTTTGGAAAGCAATCGAAGAACTCAATGGAAGTTTGTTTGCTTTGATTTTGGGAGCAATCGGGGTGTTTTTTTCGGCATTATTAAGGATAAATACACTGTATCAGCCCAATTCTTTTGATATATTGTGCTGGACGACTTTATATTTTGTTTTAATCAAATACCTCAATTCTAAAGATACTAAATGGCTTTTTATCGGAGCAATAGTATTTGTGTTTGGATTTCTGAACAAATACAATATTGGCTTCCTGATCATTGGATTGCTACCTGCATTTGTTTTGACAGAAGAGCGTAAAATCTTTGCTCAACCCAAATTATATTTAGCGTTTATTTTGGGATTATTACTTATTGCACCAAATCTTTATTGGCAATATGTAAACAACTTTCCGGTGATTCATCATTTAAAAGAATTGGCCGATACGCAGTTGGTTTATGTAGATCGATTAGGCTTTTTAAAATCACAATTACTCTTTTTTATCGGTTCCTTTTTCGTTATTGTATGTGGATGGCTTGCGCTGTTTTTGTATAAACCGTTCGAAAAATACAAACCGTTCTTTTGGAGTATTGTTTTTACGCTAGCCGTTTTTATGTACTTCAAAGCCAAAGATTATTATGCCATTGGGCTTTATCCAATTTATATTTCGTTCGGTTCTGTTTATCTGGGAAATCAGTTGAAAGAAGGTTGGAAGAGGTACTTACAGCCAGTTTTGTTTTTGTTGCCATTGTTGTTTTTTATTCCATTGTACAATGCTTTTTTTCCAAACAAAAGCCCCGAATACATTGCAAGTCACGCAAAACCGTATCAGAAATTTGGTTTGCTTCGTTGGGAAGACGGCAAGGATCACTTATTGCCACAGGATTTTGCTGATATGTTGGGTTGGAAAGAACTGGCCGTGAAAGTAGATTCTGTCGCTTCGACCTTACCTGATTTGGAACATACAATAATCATTTGTGATAATTACGGGCAGGCCGGAGCAATTAATTATTACTCTAAAAATAAAAAAGTAATTGCCCATTCCTTCAATGCCGATTATGTTAATTGGATTCCTTTGGACAAGAAAATAAAAGATGTTATTTTGGTAAAAGAGGGTGACGATGATGATAAAGAAAGGAAAAGAGAAATTCCGATTTTTGACACGGTGTATTTGGCAGGCAAAAGAATCAATAAGTTTGCCAGAGAGTCCGAAATTTCGATTTATGTTTTGCGGGGAGCCAAAGTGGATGTCAACAAAAGAATAAAAGAAGAAATGGAAAGAAAGAAAAATTATCAGGAATAA
- a CDS encoding TIGR01212 family radical SAM protein (This family includes YhcC from E. coli K-12, an uncharacterized radical SAM protein.), which produces MFPKITNLSAPKYLTKVISAPYNRGYLCEMNEEKESGKKGYNNYGTHLREKYNGKKVFKVIVDGNFSCPNRDGLKGYGGCTYCNVDSFTPDISRKAPTIEDQLLQGMERAKKSYKADQFIVYFQPNTNTYAHVDYLKNIYDRALAFNPDEVVGFSVGTRPDCIDAEKVALLESYCDRFDVDLEMGMESMYDETLLKINRGCTHAEFITAVELLKDSPIDLCVHTVFGFPWETREMMLNYIAEINRFPQIKFVKFHHLHIVEGSIMGVHYKRNPFPLFTLEQYTDLLCELIPLLRPDIVIQRLFGISDWDLLIAPNWGLKKTEIQHYIDSTIEKRGVIQGSQYKGN; this is translated from the coding sequence ATGTTTCCTAAAATAACAAATCTTTCTGCTCCAAAATACCTGACAAAAGTCATTTCGGCGCCATATAATCGTGGATACCTTTGCGAAATGAATGAAGAAAAAGAATCTGGCAAAAAAGGTTATAACAATTACGGTACCCATCTCCGCGAGAAATACAATGGGAAGAAAGTTTTCAAGGTAATTGTCGATGGTAATTTTAGCTGTCCCAACCGTGACGGACTGAAAGGTTATGGAGGTTGTACCTATTGTAATGTTGATTCCTTCACACCCGATATTTCAAGAAAAGCACCCACGATAGAAGATCAATTGCTTCAGGGGATGGAGCGTGCTAAAAAGTCATACAAGGCAGATCAATTCATTGTCTATTTTCAGCCGAATACCAATACTTATGCCCATGTAGATTATCTGAAAAATATTTACGACCGTGCTTTGGCTTTCAATCCTGATGAGGTTGTTGGGTTTTCGGTAGGGACTCGTCCTGATTGCATTGATGCCGAAAAAGTGGCTTTACTCGAAAGTTATTGCGACCGTTTTGATGTAGATCTCGAAATGGGAATGGAATCGATGTATGACGAAACACTGTTGAAAATCAACAGAGGTTGTACCCATGCCGAATTCATTACCGCAGTGGAGCTGTTAAAAGACAGTCCGATTGATTTGTGCGTACATACTGTTTTTGGATTTCCGTGGGAAACCCGCGAAATGATGCTCAATTATATCGCCGAAATCAACCGTTTTCCCCAAATAAAATTTGTCAAATTCCATCATCTGCATATCGTCGAAGGCTCGATTATGGGCGTACATTACAAGCGAAATCCGTTCCCGCTCTTCACTTTGGAACAATACACCGATTTGCTTTGCGAGTTAATTCCGCTCTTGCGTCCTGATATTGTTATTCAGCGCCTGTTTGGAATTTCTGATTGGGACTTGCTCATCGCCCCAAATTGGGGTCTCAAAAAAACCGAAATTCAACATTACATCGACTCCACGATCGAAAAAAGGGGAGTTATTCAAGGTTCGCAGTACAAAGGGAATTAG
- the moaA gene encoding GTP 3',8-cyclase MoaA, translating into MENNKNPMQDHHGRVHNYLRISITEHCNLRCTYCMPAEGIALTPRAHLMTAEEIVTIAKTFVKLGVNKIRLTGGEPLVRKDAKKIIEELGKLGVVLTLTTNGILVHEFIDTFKEAGITTLNVSIDSLKQDKFNQITRRNYFEKVIENIDLLERNGFKVKLNVVVIKGFNDNEIVDFIELTKERNIQIRFIEFMPFDGNRWNKEKLVSYAEILSHVNDFYVESNVNRLQDRPNDTSKNHKIQGYQGSFSVISSVTNPFCSTCNRIRLTADGKLKNCLFSNTETSLLDTLRAGDSIEPLIFQNIKSKFAMRGGMDNDAKFQDPLLFSKNRSMIKIGG; encoded by the coding sequence ATGGAAAATAACAAAAATCCAATGCAGGACCACCACGGAAGGGTACACAATTACCTCCGCATTTCGATTACAGAACATTGTAATTTGAGATGTACGTATTGTATGCCTGCCGAGGGGATTGCGCTTACACCAAGAGCGCATCTGATGACTGCAGAGGAAATTGTTACCATTGCAAAGACTTTCGTAAAACTTGGCGTCAACAAAATCCGATTGACAGGAGGTGAGCCTTTGGTCCGAAAAGATGCCAAAAAAATTATTGAAGAATTAGGAAAACTTGGAGTAGTACTGACTTTAACAACCAACGGAATCCTAGTTCATGAATTTATAGATACTTTCAAAGAGGCCGGAATTACCACTTTGAACGTGAGTATTGACAGTTTGAAACAAGACAAATTCAATCAAATTACCCGTCGCAATTATTTTGAGAAAGTCATTGAAAATATTGATTTGCTCGAAAGAAACGGCTTCAAGGTAAAACTGAATGTCGTTGTTATTAAAGGATTTAATGATAACGAAATTGTTGATTTTATTGAGTTGACCAAAGAACGAAATATTCAGATTAGGTTTATAGAGTTTATGCCTTTTGACGGTAATCGATGGAATAAGGAAAAATTGGTAAGCTATGCCGAAATACTTTCGCACGTGAATGATTTTTATGTTGAATCTAATGTAAATCGTTTGCAGGATAGACCAAATGATACTTCAAAAAATCATAAAATTCAAGGTTATCAGGGCAGTTTCTCGGTAATCAGTTCGGTTACGAATCCGTTTTGCAGTACCTGTAACCGTATTCGTTTAACCGCCGATGGAAAATTGAAAAACTGTTTGTTTTCGAATACTGAAACTTCTTTGCTCGATACCTTGAGAGCAGGAGATTCAATAGAACCGCTTATCTTCCAAAATATAAAATCCAAATTCGCCATGCGTGGCGGAATGGATAATGATGCTAAATTCCAAGACCCGCTTCTTTTTTCGAAAAATAGAAGTATGATTAAGATTGGGGGGTAG
- the moaCB gene encoding bifunctional molybdenum cofactor biosynthesis protein MoaC/MoaB, giving the protein MVDITHKIITQRTATAQAIVKVGSAETMQAIINKTVPKGDVLEVARTAGLFAVKNTSNSIPDCHPMPIEFTGIEYELLDDSVLIKVTVKAIYRTGVEVEAMHGASIVALTMYDMLKPIDKQVEISTIKLLHKKGGKSDYGVKENLDLSVAVIVCSDSVASGKKEDRAGKVILDKVKKMGMTVSNYTVIPDEVADIQETITKLCSGNKDLIILTGGTGLSNRDVTPEAIIPMLDRRIPGIEEAIRSYGQDRTPYAMLSRSVVGFKGDTLIMALPGSTAGASESMDAVFPSVLHLFKILNGFNHGK; this is encoded by the coding sequence ATGGTAGATATCACCCATAAAATAATTACGCAGCGCACCGCAACAGCTCAGGCTATTGTAAAAGTAGGTTCGGCTGAAACAATGCAGGCTATTATAAACAAAACCGTACCTAAAGGCGATGTATTGGAAGTGGCACGAACTGCAGGTTTGTTTGCGGTAAAAAACACTTCAAATTCGATTCCCGATTGTCACCCGATGCCCATTGAATTCACCGGAATTGAATACGAATTGCTCGATGATTCAGTGTTGATAAAAGTAACTGTTAAAGCGATTTACAGAACAGGAGTTGAAGTAGAAGCCATGCACGGTGCTTCGATAGTGGCATTGACGATGTACGATATGCTAAAACCTATCGACAAACAAGTCGAAATTTCGACTATAAAACTACTTCATAAAAAAGGAGGAAAATCGGATTATGGAGTAAAAGAAAATTTGGATTTATCGGTGGCGGTGATCGTTTGCTCGGACAGTGTTGCTAGTGGAAAAAAAGAAGACAGAGCCGGAAAAGTAATTTTGGATAAAGTCAAAAAAATGGGAATGACCGTTTCGAATTATACGGTAATTCCGGATGAGGTTGCCGATATTCAGGAAACGATTACCAAATTATGTTCCGGCAATAAAGATTTGATTATTCTGACCGGCGGAACAGGTTTGTCCAATCGCGATGTTACTCCCGAAGCGATTATACCAATGCTTGACCGTCGCATTCCGGGGATTGAGGAAGCAATTCGTTCTTACGGACAAGACAGAACGCCTTACGCAATGTTATCCCGAAGCGTTGTTGGTTTCAAAGGAGATACTTTGATTATGGCTTTGCCTGGATCTACAGCGGGAGCTAGTGAATCGATGGATGCCGTTTTTCCTTCGGTATTGCATTTATTTAAAATATTAAATGGTTTCAACCATGGAAAATAA
- a CDS encoding molybdenum cofactor biosynthesis protein MoaE: MSTEKPKKSSFIQGQITSEFIGNSIAKHQSKTTIGAHNIFLGQVRADVIDGKTVTAIEYTAYEEMAERTFYEIREAAFAKYELSCLHIYHSLGLVKTGEICLFVFVSAPRRKVVYEALEFLVEEIKEKTAIFGKEIFDDESYIWKKNT, from the coding sequence ATGTCAACAGAGAAACCAAAGAAAAGTTCTTTTATTCAAGGACAAATAACCTCCGAGTTCATCGGGAATTCGATTGCCAAACACCAAAGTAAAACCACAATTGGCGCCCATAATATTTTTTTGGGTCAGGTTCGTGCCGATGTCATTGACGGTAAAACGGTGACCGCAATTGAATATACCGCCTACGAAGAAATGGCAGAACGAACATTTTATGAAATTAGAGAAGCCGCTTTTGCAAAGTATGAATTGTCCTGTCTGCATATTTATCACAGTTTGGGATTGGTAAAAACAGGTGAAATTTGCTTGTTTGTCTTTGTTTCAGCACCAAGACGAAAAGTAGTGTATGAAGCTTTGGAGTTTTTGGTAGAAGAAATAAAAGAGAAAACAGCGATTTTCGGAAAAGAAATTTTTGATGACGAAAGTTATATTTGGAAGAAAAACACATAA
- a CDS encoding HesA/MoeB/ThiF family protein, with translation MRYSRQIILPEIGETGQQKLQDARILVIGAGGLGCPVLQNLASAGVGNIGIVDGDVVDETNLHRQLLYTLKDCGSSKAETAKKVILELNPEINVTAFSEFFTAQNAIRIVDDYQIIVDCTDAITVRYLINDVAAAKRIPMVYASIHKFEGQVSVFNYKNGPSYRCLFPEQEGLNTVPNCAVSGVLGVLPNTIGTFQATEVLKIILEIGEVLSGKLLHYDGLHFQTQLINFSKNPKAVEKSIINGSLLLNSKKVIEDLTPEAFLEKCSQSGIVVIDVRELEESPEFKGENVIRIPLGQLEEYSKKLDKNQEIVLFCQTGQRSQQAMNYLLKSGFVGVFHLGRGIESLKNQFQ, from the coding sequence ATGAGATATTCCAGACAAATAATCCTCCCTGAAATTGGGGAAACAGGTCAGCAAAAATTGCAGGATGCACGCATCTTAGTAATTGGTGCGGGAGGTTTGGGCTGTCCGGTTTTGCAAAATTTGGCTTCGGCGGGAGTAGGGAATATCGGAATTGTTGATGGCGATGTCGTGGACGAAACCAATTTGCACAGACAATTATTATATACTTTAAAAGATTGTGGGAGCAGTAAGGCCGAAACAGCTAAGAAAGTGATTTTGGAGTTGAATCCCGAGATTAATGTAACAGCTTTTTCAGAGTTTTTCACGGCACAAAATGCGATCCGAATTGTAGATGATTATCAAATCATTGTCGATTGCACAGACGCTATTACTGTACGTTATTTAATAAATGATGTGGCTGCCGCCAAAAGAATTCCGATGGTGTATGCTTCAATCCATAAGTTTGAAGGGCAGGTTTCGGTTTTTAATTATAAAAATGGGCCGAGTTACCGCTGTCTGTTTCCGGAGCAGGAAGGATTAAATACAGTACCGAATTGTGCTGTTTCAGGAGTTTTGGGAGTTTTGCCCAACACGATAGGAACGTTTCAGGCTACAGAAGTGCTTAAAATAATATTGGAAATAGGTGAAGTGTTGTCTGGAAAATTGTTGCATTATGATGGGCTTCATTTTCAAACGCAGCTTATTAATTTTTCAAAAAATCCAAAAGCGGTCGAAAAAAGTATCATTAACGGAAGTTTGCTTTTGAACAGTAAAAAAGTAATTGAAGATTTAACCCCCGAAGCTTTCTTGGAAAAATGCAGTCAGTCGGGGATAGTTGTCATTGATGTTCGGGAATTGGAAGAAAGTCCTGAGTTTAAAGGCGAGAATGTTATTCGGATTCCTTTGGGACAATTGGAAGAATATAGTAAGAAACTAGATAAAAATCAAGAAATAGTGTTGTTCTGTCAAACAGGACAACGCAGTCAGCAGGCTATGAATTATTTACTGAAATCAGGATTTGTCGGTGTTTTCCATTTGGGAAGAGGCATTGAATCGCTGAAAAATCAATTTCAATAG
- a CDS encoding MoaD/ThiS family protein, with protein sequence MTITLKYFGSLADITKLREEQFTFDEETILVSTLKSKIESSYQNMQNTAYTIAVNQTMSDLQTKISDKDVVAFLPPFAGG encoded by the coding sequence ATGACCATAACGCTAAAATATTTTGGGTCACTCGCCGATATCACGAAATTGAGAGAGGAGCAATTCACTTTTGATGAAGAGACTATTTTGGTTTCCACATTAAAGTCAAAAATAGAAAGCAGTTATCAAAATATGCAAAACACAGCTTACACTATTGCGGTCAACCAAACAATGAGTGATTTGCAAACCAAAATAAGTGACAAAGATGTGGTTGCTTTTTTGCCACCGTTCGCGGGAGGATAA
- the mobA gene encoding molybdenum cofactor guanylyltransferase encodes MENKITAILLAGGKSQRMGTDKGLLDLNGKTFIQHICEALQPIVGSNILIVSANAAYDALGFSRVEDIVENKGPVGGFYTGLKESKTKVNLVLSVDVPLVTTELLQWLIDNHDEIYMVTQTKIGEKTSPLIGVYDRSMRIVFGEHMAGNQLKLRQVIEDVKHQTIEVPEKWSNQVQNINTKEEYQNLIK; translated from the coding sequence ATGGAGAACAAAATCACAGCAATACTTTTGGCTGGAGGAAAAAGCCAGCGAATGGGAACCGATAAAGGCTTATTGGATTTGAACGGAAAAACATTCATTCAGCATATTTGTGAGGCCTTACAGCCTATCGTAGGTTCGAATATTTTGATTGTTTCTGCCAATGCAGCGTATGATGCTTTAGGTTTTTCCCGAGTGGAAGACATAGTTGAAAACAAAGGCCCAGTGGGCGGTTTTTACACAGGACTGAAAGAATCCAAAACCAAAGTCAATTTAGTTTTGAGTGTTGATGTACCATTAGTAACTACTGAATTATTACAGTGGCTGATTGACAACCACGATGAAATATATATGGTTACGCAAACAAAAATTGGAGAAAAAACCAGTCCGCTGATTGGGGTTTACGACCGCTCAATGCGAATTGTTTTTGGTGAACACATGGCCGGAAACCAGTTAAAATTGCGACAGGTGATCGAAGATGTCAAACACCAAACGATTGAAGTTCCTGAAAAATGGAGTAATCAAGTGCAAAATATAAATACAAAAGAAGAATATCAAAATTTAATCAAATGA
- a CDS encoding winged helix-turn-helix domain-containing protein has protein sequence MRIKSKIWIETDEGILISEGRIQLLKQIESTGSLNKAAKEMNISYQKAWKLIDASNKASKEPLIATQVGGNKGGGTVITPYGKSLIESFEKINVACWEFLDAELKKHSL, from the coding sequence TTGAGGATCAAAAGTAAAATTTGGATTGAAACCGATGAGGGAATTCTCATCAGCGAAGGACGAATTCAGTTGTTAAAGCAGATTGAGTCCACGGGTTCGCTCAATAAAGCGGCGAAGGAAATGAACATTTCGTATCAAAAAGCGTGGAAATTAATCGACGCTTCAAACAAGGCTTCCAAAGAACCCTTAATTGCAACCCAAGTAGGTGGAAATAAAGGAGGTGGGACTGTTATTACTCCTTACGGAAAATCACTTATCGAGTCTTTTGAAAAAATAAATGTAGCCTGTTGGGAATTTTTGGATGCCGAACTCAAGAAACATTCGTTATAA
- a CDS encoding DUF5995 family protein, translating to MNMKQATTIDEVILFLDEIIEAAKLEQSPIGLFPTLYRIVTLKIKSGIVNGSFQNCERMEKLDVIFANRYLKAYYEYRAKGKPSECWKFAFQKTETYWPIVLQHLLLGINAHINLDLGIASAQVSTPQDITDLKSDFEQINTILSDLVGSVEKGLIKIWPTLTYILKLSGKIDNFFIDFSMKTARDGAWKYANEFVLLPENQREASIQERDIKISEIAKLVSNPGYLVSGVFKFIRLFERGSVAQKIIDLSKIE from the coding sequence ATGAACATGAAGCAAGCCACAACCATTGATGAAGTCATACTGTTTTTGGACGAAATAATAGAAGCCGCCAAACTGGAACAAAGTCCAATAGGGTTGTTCCCCACGCTGTACCGAATTGTCACCCTAAAAATAAAAAGCGGAATCGTAAACGGTTCTTTTCAGAATTGTGAACGAATGGAAAAACTGGATGTAATTTTTGCCAACCGATATCTGAAGGCGTACTATGAATACAGGGCTAAGGGAAAACCATCAGAATGCTGGAAATTTGCTTTTCAAAAGACCGAAACGTACTGGCCTATTGTCCTTCAGCATTTACTTCTTGGTATCAATGCCCATATCAATTTGGATTTGGGAATTGCTTCGGCTCAGGTCAGTACTCCGCAAGATATTACCGATCTGAAATCGGATTTTGAACAAATAAATACGATACTCAGTGATTTGGTCGGAAGCGTTGAAAAAGGTCTTATCAAAATTTGGCCGACACTCACTTACATATTGAAATTATCGGGCAAAATAGACAATTTCTTTATTGATTTTAGCATGAAAACCGCGAGAGACGGTGCCTGGAAATATGCCAATGAATTTGTTCTGCTTCCGGAAAACCAAAGAGAAGCCTCCATACAGGAAAGAGACATAAAAATCTCCGAAATTGCGAAACTGGTTTCAAATCCGGGGTATTTAGTGAGCGGTGTTTTTAAATTTATACGTTTGTTCGAAAGAGGGTCTGTGGCGCAAAAAATCATTGATTTGAGCAAAATTGAGTGA
- the glgA gene encoding glycogen synthase, with the protein MKIALYTNEFPPNIYGGAGVHIDFLSQELAKLGQVEVRCFGDQKVNNDSMHVEGINSCLTKMVDPENEHIKMFHNLSRNVEMAQATPKADIVHCHTWYTHLAGVFTRELLQVPLILTTHSLETHRPWKVEQLGNGYFMSRWIETNAYKSADGVIAVSEQMKVDVVEAYGVDPEKVTVIHNGIDPEFYKPTFDNTLLAEYGIDPNIPFVLFVGRITRQKGISQLIEACQYFNEDCQIVLCAGAPDTEEIAIETSNLIDQLKAKRKGVILISEMLPREKVKVLYSHARVFACPSLYEPFGIINLEAMSCETPVVGSHVGGIPEIIVEGETGYLIPLESVSRTNFNPLNPTEFQKAFAYKVNLLLDHKELADAMGKAGRVRVLEKFSWESIAKTTYNYYQEVIARFEKETA; encoded by the coding sequence ATGAAAATAGCGCTTTATACCAACGAATTTCCGCCAAATATTTATGGGGGAGCAGGAGTACATATTGATTTTTTAAGCCAAGAATTGGCCAAGTTGGGACAGGTTGAGGTTCGGTGTTTTGGAGACCAAAAAGTTAACAACGATTCCATGCACGTGGAAGGGATAAATTCCTGCTTGACCAAAATGGTGGATCCGGAAAACGAACACATCAAAATGTTCCATAACCTAAGCCGAAATGTCGAAATGGCTCAGGCAACGCCAAAGGCCGACATTGTGCATTGCCATACTTGGTACACGCATTTGGCGGGTGTTTTTACGAGAGAATTGTTACAGGTGCCGTTGATATTGACCACCCACAGTTTGGAAACGCACCGTCCTTGGAAAGTGGAGCAGTTGGGGAACGGTTATTTTATGTCCCGATGGATTGAGACGAACGCTTATAAATCGGCGGATGGCGTGATTGCCGTTAGCGAACAAATGAAAGTTGATGTGGTCGAAGCCTATGGCGTGGATCCTGAAAAAGTTACCGTAATCCATAACGGAATCGATCCTGAATTTTACAAACCTACTTTTGACAATACTTTATTAGCAGAATACGGAATCGACCCGAATATTCCGTTTGTGCTTTTTGTGGGACGAATTACCCGCCAAAAAGGGATTTCGCAATTGATTGAAGCGTGCCAATATTTTAATGAGGATTGCCAAATCGTTCTTTGCGCAGGTGCTCCAGATACCGAAGAAATTGCCATTGAAACATCCAATCTTATCGATCAGCTGAAAGCAAAAAGAAAAGGGGTAATCCTGATTTCGGAAATGTTGCCACGTGAAAAAGTCAAAGTGTTGTACAGCCATGCACGCGTTTTTGCCTGTCCGTCATTGTACGAGCCTTTCGGAATCATCAACTTGGAAGCGATGTCTTGCGAAACACCGGTTGTAGGAAGTCACGTGGGCGGAATTCCCGAGATTATTGTCGAGGGCGAAACCGGATATTTGATTCCGTTGGAAAGTGTTTCGAGGACTAATTTTAATCCGTTGAATCCAACCGAATTTCAAAAAGCTTTTGCGTACAAAGTAAATTTACTACTTGATCACAAAGAATTGGCAGATGCTATGGGGAAAGCCGGACGTGTACGAGTTTTAGAGAAATTCAGTTGGGAGTCAATAGCCAAAACAACTTATAATTATTATCAGGAAGTCATCGCCCGATTTGAGAAAGAAACTGCTTAG
- a CDS encoding AI-2E family transporter produces MQQNSPTFNIFNFEKIADIIIRLGVLFLLIGWCYDILKPFVLIIVWAIVIAVAFSPIYERVVKLFKGKKILVTIFVALILLTILVVPSVLITQSLYEEVNNFAHYYQTNEHLIPPPGETTKNWPTITKPIVEIWASASEDLSKVALKYTEQLKTVGAWLLLSLAGIGKGILQFIVSIIIAMGLLLYSESLTKVSKNIFVKLIGNNGEHYAEVTVITIRNVVKGFLGVALIQALMIGIGFFLAGVPFAGIFTIICLFLAIIQVGIGPVAIPVVIYMYSVTDATTATILAIWVGITLISDNILKPILLGRGNPPAPMLVIFLGAIGGFIYNGFIGLFLGAVILTLGYKFFLSWIDMENDEPQIEELQTETEE; encoded by the coding sequence ATGCAACAAAATAGCCCAACTTTCAATATTTTCAATTTCGAAAAAATTGCCGACATCATTATCCGCCTTGGTGTATTGTTTTTACTGATTGGCTGGTGTTATGATATCCTGAAACCCTTTGTTTTAATCATAGTTTGGGCCATTGTCATTGCTGTCGCCTTCAGTCCAATTTATGAAAGAGTAGTCAAATTATTTAAAGGCAAAAAAATATTGGTCACGATATTTGTCGCGTTAATTCTGCTTACTATTTTAGTTGTGCCTAGCGTACTCATAACACAATCTTTATACGAAGAAGTCAATAATTTTGCCCATTATTACCAAACCAATGAGCACTTAATTCCGCCTCCCGGAGAAACCACCAAAAATTGGCCAACAATAACAAAACCGATAGTCGAAATATGGGCATCGGCCTCCGAAGACCTTTCTAAAGTCGCACTTAAATATACAGAACAGTTAAAAACAGTCGGAGCATGGCTATTGCTTTCCTTAGCGGGAATCGGCAAAGGAATTTTGCAATTTATCGTATCGATTATTATTGCGATGGGACTGTTATTGTATTCCGAATCGCTAACCAAAGTATCAAAAAACATTTTCGTCAAACTTATCGGAAACAATGGCGAACACTACGCCGAAGTCACCGTAATCACCATTCGCAATGTCGTAAAAGGATTCTTGGGCGTAGCCTTGATTCAGGCGCTAATGATAGGCATTGGATTCTTTTTGGCAGGCGTTCCTTTTGCTGGAATTTTCACCATTATCTGTCTATTTCTAGCCATTATACAAGTAGGAATTGGCCCGGTTGCCATTCCGGTAGTCATTTATATGTATTCCGTAACCGATGCCACAACGGCAACAATACTAGCAATTTGGGTGGGAATCACGCTGATTTCCGACAATATCCTGAAACCCATTTTGCTAGGAAGAGGCAATCCTCCGGCACCAATGCTTGTGATATTCCTTGGCGCGATAGGCGGTTTCATTTACAACGGCTTCATTGGCTTATTCCTGGGAGCGGTAATCCTGACTTTAGGATATAAATTTTTCCTTTCATGGATAGACATGGAAAACGATGAACCCCAAATCGAAGAATTACAAACAGAGACCGAAGAATAG